gatttgatttgtcACCAGATTCCAATTTAGCTTCTTTCCCATTTCCTGTTAGCGCTGCCTGCTTTGGGTTAAGCTGTGACGAGTCCTTGGCACTCTTCACCACCTCCTGGAGATTGTATTTTCTGAACAATGTGTAATCTTTCACAACACTCAGGCAACAGACAGCTTTAATGATTTCTACTACCACTGTGTATTGTGGATTGGTAAGATCTACTTTATTTTCCGAATTGAGGCTGCCTACTATTCCTGTaacaaaaataacaggaaaacagGCTAAGAAGGATACCTTTAAGCTTGGCGGATACAAAAACAATCTTTCATCTCCTCCTATTTAGAATTTGTTAAAACAATATGTATATACTAGTCCACTCTTCTACATGGACTTCCATCAAATTCCCTGaatgctttaaataaataaatacaaataaaatcctGAGACATTTAACAAGAGCAactttttccccaaagaaaattCAATCTTGATTTGGAAAAGACTTTAGTATCTAACTACCAAAAAAATTTCATACCCAACATATTGAAAAGTTAGGTTTGATATTATTTAAGTGCATTTTAATATACTTGTTCTACACTCAAAAATGTAAGccttaaatctcaaaaaaaaaatcttataaacaaGTATTTACCATGGCACACCTATGTAAAATCACTAAGAGAAACATACCTGCCAATTCTTTGATAACTTCTTCTCTATTCATGTGACTGTTATTTCGAGATTTATATACAATCTGAAATGTCCCTTTGTTTGGAGCTTTAAACCAGGGTTCCAAAAATGTTTCTGCATATTTTTTCATGTCTTCTAAGAAAGCCTTGCATGTGCCTGAGATGGGTAACATTCGTAGAATAACCCGAgtcttcttcttcttggttttgtatATATCTTGGAGAATATGATGCACCAATTTCTCAggttctaaaataaaaagaaaaaatcagcacAGAACAAACAGGTAAGTTTAAAAGTTCTCAGACATTTTAAACTCTTCAAACTCTCTAAAATGAATTTTCATTGGCAGTGACATAAATTGACAGTAGAGTAGAAAAAATCATTATAATGAATTTTAAACAAGTTTAACCAACCATTTTTTCCAATTAATATTTCTTTGGTGCCTACTCTGTATTAATACTGTATCTCATATTTTAACTCTGCTTTTATCAAAAACAATTGTTCTTGAAGACACTGGAGTTAACTTATTTGTGATGTCTAATTTATCTGACGGCAACACCATGCTGTTGTTTTCCTGTATCAGCAGCAACTATCCAAGTAATAAACATTAAATAGTACATgcttttttacaaaaacaaaacaaaaatctgcaAGTCACTTAAAAAGGTTTAATCAATCCATTAGCTAAGTTTGTACAGAAGTCTAGATTTCAGACTTCAGAGGAGCCCCAGAGCCATGAACGCACAAGATCATAATGTAGTACTCAGGAGGCATCCTGACTATATACGAGTCTGTTTTGGGCTGCTCagtgttttcaatatttttaaagtagttaGCTACATTTAAAAACCTAGAAACTTCTCCAGATTTCcaacttcttttgaaaaatcagaagcTCTGGCTCTCCTAAGACTACATTCCCAAATGGCTGGAGCCATTCCAAACTGCCTGGGGTTGAGTAGCAGCTGCTCCTTTTAGACAGAACCGTGTATTCTTCTTTTGCCTAAAGTTACATACAGataaagtggcaaagccaggtttCCACTCCTAAGCCCTATGTCCACCACCCCATTCTACCTCTCCATATGCCTAGTGCTAACACAGTGTAGAGAGGATGCAATCAAATGATTAACTGAGCCATGCCCATGAAGCCATTTTCTAGGCAGTGTTCTTGGAGAACAGGTGTCCAGATATTACAggatcaataaatcttaaaatgtatTAGTCAGACACACCTATCCCAAGTGTCCTGATGAAGACTACATTATTTGCTCCACTCTCCACTGACTGGAATCTTCTCAGCCTCATCTCTGTAGATGCCTTAATGTCACCAACTTCTTTCTTCAAGGCGGCCTCCACATCATCATCTTCTCCCTCACTTCCAGATGGTTGCTGATCCTTGTCTGCAAACTGTTTGCATAAAACTAATGAGCAGAAATGCCACAACAGCTTATGTTAAAAGCTCTTAATTAACTACTCATGTTGAAACCCCCAGTGGCAGATGATTCAATATTGACAATAAAGCTTCTTATTCAGACACCATTCCCTCCAAAATGTGGAGGAAGAAGGGAGTTCTCTCAGACTGTGGTAcatatcatttgaaaatgttttctaaagcATCTTGACAGTCTGGGGCAGAGGGAAATGTGCTCATCAGATGAATCATTTCAGGGTGGACCTTAATCCTATCAATAGATATGATTGCACCTGATATGACACTCTCCTTTCATGAGATTGAACCAAATAGTTACGAAGTTAAAAATCCTTACTCCTGTTCTACTGAAATAGTTCAAGAACTTGCTCAAGCTGTCGGTGTAGACAAGACATGCACTTGTTGCCCACTCTGCTCCACTAACGGGATTGCCAATCAGGCACTAATGGTAATTTTACACATTTATGGAGATTTTATTGTATACCAGgatgttattttatgtatatatgcaaTTTTTTTAGCCAACCTTCTGAAGTTCTatcattattctctttttttttttaattaattaatttatttatttttggctgtgttgggtctccgtttctgtgcaagggctttgtctagttgtggcaagcgggggccactcttcatcgcggtgcgcgggcctctcactatcgcggcctctcttgttgtggagcacaggctccagacgcgcaggctcagtaattgtggctcaccggcctagttgctccgcggcatatgggatcttcccagaccagggctcgaacccgtgtcccctgcattagcaggcagattctcaaccactgcgccaccagggaagcccattattctcttttttatctAGCTCAGCAGAATTAATAACATGCCCATCCCCTGAGCTAGTAAATGACAGTACCTGAATTTAAATGCCCTCTGTACTATGCTCCTCCGTTTAATTCCttggggtgtgcatgtgtgtattggTCCAAATCCTAAGccaataatataattatttccaAAATGGGACAATGAGACTTTATACAGTATTGTTTCAAAAAGTTCTtactttttgaaatgtatttttatatgcatttgaGAAGTAACTAGCACTAGTAAGTACTAAAAACACTATTTTAGAGATGCTATTGCTTAGGACAAACACATTACTACAGCCATAATGTTCAAATGGTGGTAAGATATGGCAAAAACCTTAACGACGAATGAAGTGTGCCCTTGTGAACTTGGACCAGCTAGTACCTAACCTACTTCAACCTCAGTGTCCTGGTGAGCAATACTTCACAAAACTACGATGAGAAGTAAATGTTTCTGAAAGAGCTTCAGAAACAACACCTGAACCGCAGGAAGCAATCTATACATGGGAGCAACCGTGATtaatgatggggaaaaaaagcccaAAGTGCAAGCATTGAAACACAAGACCAGGTAGGGGTCGGGAGCCGAGACCTtgcggaggggcggggagggcggggaggaCACGGAGGCGAGGACACGCCCCCTCACCGCCACTCAAGCGGCCAACCTCGCGCATGCGTATACAGGTAGCCGGCCTgccacccttccctcctcccacaaaGGCCTGCTGGCCCGCCCTCCCCGGGGCCGGTACCTTTTCTGGACCATACATGTCGTCGCCGTATTCGTTGAGCAGGCTGTAGGCCTCCTCCACGCACTTGCGCTCGTTCATGTTACAGGTGATGAGAATGCCCTGTAGCCCGGGCTCCAGCTGCCGGGGCCCGCCGCCATCACAGCGTCGAGCCCGTTTGGCCTGCACGTACTGAGCCTTGCCTTTGCGCTTCCCGCCGCTAGGCTGAGGAGACTGCTGGACGGGAGAGGCCATGGTAGGTGAGAGCTGAGGCAAGCGAGAAACGTGCTTCTCGAAGACCTTCGCGCCCTCACCTCTGCTGGCGCGGGCTGATTACGTCAGGTGTGCGCGATGACCTCCCCTAGTCCCTCCTCCAAGCCTCATTCCCGGCTCCGCCGGGTCCTAAAGCCGGTGGGCGGCAGGCTGCCTAGAGGTGGCGTGAGGCCCGCCCCTCGCCAGGATTGATAGGCACTCGCTTTCACCTCAACCCCGGAAGAAGGTGTTTCCCTGGAGAAGTGGCCTGCCGCAGGTGGAGGTGGCTTTGCGCGTCCAGTATCAGCGGCTTTGCAGCCATTCCAAAAGTGGCGGTAGTGGCACTTTCCAGAACGTTAATGCCAGTTCAAGCTTCCTGGATTCTGCAACCATCCTTGGCACCTGTTCCTCCAGCCTACCCTATAATTCTGTCAGCTTCCCAACTTTTCAGCCTAAATTTGCAGGAATATGTTTCTAATGTGACTTACAACCAAGAATGGTGGTTTGTCACACTGctttctctggggttttatccCTAGTCTCAGCAACTATCATGTtaatatattatcttttaaaaatcgtTGAAAAGATGCCACTCTTGAAGAATGTGTTCAGGAGGAGTAAGTGCTCCCCACACTCACCCCCAACTACTCCTCAGGTACAAAGTTGTTGCCAGATTTCAGTTACTACAAATCCTGGAGGAGGTAATCTGCAAAAGGGGCACTGAACTGAGAGTCAATAATCTTTGATTCTAACCCCAGATTTACCACTATTTCCAAAAATCTTATCAccatctcattttttctttcatctttgctTCCGCCTTTACTTTTCAGAGTGTCATCTGTGGAGATTGCATAGCATATATTTCTGGAGGTCCTGAGTTGCTTGTGAAAGGCAGTCTTATTACACTGGTGTTGCTGCGGTGTCAGAAGGCATAGAGAAAGCTGACtggaaaacttttttcttttcatcctcagtgcctagcatagtgcctggcccatagtaggtgctcgaAAATGTTTTTGAATTGAATTCCACCCaaaaaatgttcaataaacaAAAAGGGTTAAGACTCACGCTGTTGAAAGGGAAAGTACGCCCCAGTCCTGATCCCATTAAACCATGtcagagaagctggaaaagggCATTGGTCTCCCCCAGAACCTCTCTTTCACTAGGTGAATTTCAGTTGCCCATACACTACCCTCTGTCGTTATGATCTTAGAAGTTAGCATACAGATAAAAGTTAAGATATATAGTTTGACCCCTAAGCATATTTGAGTCCTACATGCTGGAGGTATGGAGGCAAATCAGGAGGCAAACTTGAAAACCAAACTCTGTTGTATTTCACGTTTGCTATGTTGGGAGAAACCCTATTAGGTGAGAAAAATATGCAAACTTCCAACCCCCAGTCTAGATATCAGAATTATATAAATTTCCCCCTCATCCCGTGGCAACTTCACATGACACTTCCACTTTCTTCTGAACTAGGCCCTTAATCCAGCTCTAAATAACTCAGCCTGTGtttattcttgatttttctttattctttttcgtTTTTTTCTTCATGACTATGACATCATTATATCATTTAGAGAGAGATTTCCTTGGCAATGCTGGAAACACAATTGTACACAGTTTCTGCTTATGTgaactttcacctccttaggGCACCAATCATGGTCAGTGGACTAATATCTATCACTGGGCACTAAGGGCTCTATGATGTGGCTTGTAAACCCCTCTTGTGGCTTctgtatttgtgttttataaagaagaaatgttGACATTATAGAAAGTGGCACTTGACATCTTGTGGAGTGTATAATGGTGCTCTGAGGAATTTGCCTTTTATTCTAACTAACCTATTTGCTTCACATATTCAGGAGGGCTTACAGTCCAACAAGTGAGGGGTTGGTGTAAGACATTCTaaatttccttttgctttctcTTCCTAACCTTCAAAGTTACTACCATTTAACTTATACTTGTATGTTCAGTACAGAATCCGTTCTGGCCCTGAACACAACACTCTTAGATACCCTTCATGTTCTGACCTCGCTATCCCTCCAGGGTTTCCTGCCTTATTCTCTTGATACCCAGCATCTTCAGATAATAGATGTTCTGATGCTGAACCCCAGTATCCTCCTGACTTGATTGCTCAACACCTGCCACCTTCAGAGTTGGTATCATGTAAGATTTAAGAGCCCAAATTCTAAAGTCGAAtcaagttcaaatcccagttctgccatgtCCAGGCTGTGGGAGTCCGAGCAAGTTACCTAAGTCAAGTTTCTTCATTgactttaatggaaaaaaaatttaatggaaatGATAATACCCACATCATGGGTTACTGGGAAAATTCATTAAGGTCAGGCATGACAAGTGCTAAGCTCATAGTTACTGTTCAACCAATGTGGACTTGAAAACAGTTGTGGCTCACCGaagcctagattttttttttttggcactagTATCCATTCCCCAATCCAGTCTCCTAAATTCATTATTTATCTCTTAATCTCTTATTTCAGTGGTTCTTTTGTATGTGTAACTTATTGAAAGTTAAATTTAATCCTTTTAGGAAAGAAGCTAGAAgggaaataaatcaaaaaataaaatagtgcaaagtaaaataagataaaatacataaCACCTGCATGCCCTTACCTCTGCCAATTGGCTCCTGCCAATATTTGATTGAATGACACCCCAGGTGTTTCACTGGATTTGTCTCCTTGGCTGACAGCGCTTGTGTCACACTTGCACTTTCACACCCGCAAGCTACTTAAGAAAGATGTCCAACAGCCTCATCCCACAAGCTGGAACCTAAATTTGAATGCATGTGAACTTGGGTCTATCCCTGGAGAACCACATTTGGCCTGGCTCTTTGCTCCTATGTGCCCCTTCACTCAGCCCTACTGGGTGTTCATAACTCCTGATCCTGGCCTCCCCCAGTTTGCTTCATCCCACCATTTCTGGAGTCTCAATTTTGACAGGTATGCTTCTCTAAGGCAAATTTTGCATTTTGTGGACCTAGGTTCTTGAAGGCAAAAGTGAATGAATCTTTTTTTCTCCGATTTTCTTCTCCAGTTTTATACCCTATACATGTATGAATCTTCTTAAAACTTTTCCTGACGTTTCATGAGTACTTTCTCCCTATTCATTTGAGATTTTGTTGAATAATCTACGTTTAAATTtagttgttttattatttagttcTACTTCTTTGAGTATTTCTAGATCCCCCTCCTGCTTCTTActtctactttattatttaatttatttttatttttggctgcattgggtcttcgttgctatgcgtgggctctctctagttgcagcgagtgggggctactcctggCTGTGGTAGGtggtgcttctcattgtggtggcctctcctgttgtggagcacaggctcagtagttgtggcacgtgggctcagtagttgtggctcacaggttctagagtgcagcctcagtagttgtggtgcacgggcttagttgctctgcggcatgtgggatcttcccggaccagggcttgaacccgtgtcccctgcattggcaggcagattcttaaccactgcaccaccagggaagccccttacttCCACTTTAATCAATGCTCCTAAGAATGAATCCCTAATGGTAGAATCTCAGGCAGTGTTATAACTTAGAAATGTTTCTATTTGCAATTCAAATCATACTATGAACTGCACATTCCACCAATGCATAACACTAGTCTTGAATAATACACTAATGCAAGAAGTATAAATTCAGAGTAGGTATagtatgtattgggttggccaaagtaaaatgttatggaaaaacctgaatgaactttttggccaacccaatatttaagaGCCCAGGGTAACTCAGGTATAGAGGATCTTTTAGCACAGATGAGGCCAAATAAGAATGATCTACATGAGTACTCAGTTTGaataatttgtatttaaattaaaaattggagGGAAGTTggaacttccttggtggtccagcagttgactccatgctcccaatgcagggggcctgggttcaatccctggtcaggcagttagatcccgcatgctgcaactaaagatctcacgtgctgcaactaaagatcctgcatgccacaatgaagatcccacatgccacaactaagaaccagcacagccaaataaataaataaatgaataattttttttaaaaaattgaagggaaGTCAATTAGAATACAGCATTCAGTGTACAGATGAACAGAGAGACAAACTGATTGGGAACACACTTTGAAAGTCAAACAGTCTTGGGTTTAAATACTAACTCCACTACTTTGCTAGCcttatgaccttgggaaagttaactGCTCTGAACTTcgtgttcctcatctgtaaaatgggaatagctaTAATATATACCTTATAGGTCATTGTGAGTATTGAATAATTCATGCCAGTCTCAgacaaaaatattcaataaatgttagctgctgctGTTTTGTTATAGCTGTTGCTAATTGGAAGGTTTGATGAGAGTAATTTTATCAAACCAGAATTGAGTTTAAGGCCCACGCTTTTTGTGTTGGTCAGTTGGCTTTGAAGTATCTCCAGTCACCATTTACTGATTCCCAGGATCCGAGAGATACCTTATTATATCTAAGTGTGTTAATATGGAAAGATTTACAAGATACATtggaaactggggaaaaaaatcaaagtgaggTATGTGTAGTATGAACcaattcatgttttaaaaggaaatatatatgtgcatatatgtacccatacatacatacatatgtatatgtgtatgtgtcttaatcctatatatatgtatatgtatacatatatgtatatatcatatatatatatatatatatatatatatatatatatatatatatataaatgatgcTTAGTAAGAGTTCTGTTGTTCTCCACATTTCTCAACTAAAACTCAAAGCTAAGAATTAAGAGGCACTGTCTCTGCCCTTTCCAGTATAAAAAGAACTGTCAACAAAGACTAAGGCATGTCTCTCTAAGTTTGGAAAAAGTTGGCTCAATTAGCCCTGCTATCCCCATACCACTCTGCTTCTCAGTTTACATCAGAAGCCtggggacaggagaggagagagtgCTTTCACCCCCTTTCCTGCTTCTTATTTCCACTTTAGTCAATGCTCTTAAGAGTGTTTTCACCCCCTTTGCAGAGAGGGGCATCAACGGAATCCCTCATAAAGGTTAAAGGTGCCTGGAAGAAGAAGAGACTGGCATCATATTCTAGGTTGATGTCCCCTTCCTCCTGGCTAAGTGAGAAAATGAGTCAGAATGGGAAGTAGAGGTAGATGGCAGGGTACAGAGAGTGAGAGAATGGGGAGGGACAACAGAGAAGAGGACTGCCACCCAAGATAGGGTGGTCTAAAGATGTGTGCATATCTGTGTCAAGTAGACTCCCAGAAAGTACCTGAGCTTAAACAAGTAGACCCAACAGACAGAGGATTAAAGTCACACTGTCATGGTAACTCCTCTTACCCTAATCTTTTTTCCTTACCCTCCAAAACAGAGGATCTAGTGTTTAGAATTGGGAGGGGGGAAAATGTGTCTGGGAGATAGAAAAGACCATTTGTCTCTGTTCCAGGCACGATAGTGGGAGGAGCAGCAGAAAGAGTGGCCAGCCCTCCTGTCCACTGCAGGTCCCCAGAAGCACAGAGCAAGTCtatgctggggagaggggagcaggTACAATGTACATGGAGTCTGAGATTTAAATTTTGAGTGGACAAACTTTTAATAACTGAAAATGATTGGAAAGTTGTAGGACCATCCCAAGAagtctttcatttttgtcagtttgattactatgtgtcttggcatgttcctccttgggtttatcctgcctgggcctctctgtgcttcctggacttgggtgactgtttcctttcccatgttagggaagttttcagctattatctcttcaaatgttttttcaggtcctttctctctctcctccttctgggacccctataatgcgaatgttgatgcatttaatgttgtcccagagggctcttaaactgtcttcatttcttttcattctttttttctttattctgttctgtagcagtgatttccacaattctgtcttccagttcacttagccgttcttctgcctcagtcactccgctattgattccttctagtgaatttttcatttcagttattgtattgttcatctctgtttgtttgttctttagttcttctacgtctttgttaaacattgcttgcatcttcttgatccttgcctccattctttttccaaggtcttggatcatcttcactatcattattctgaattcttcttctagcaggttgcctatctccacttcacttaattGTTCTtcgggggttttatcttgttccttcatctgggacatattcctctgccgtctcattttgtctaactttctgtgattgtggtttgcgctccacaggctgcaggattgtagttcttcttgcttctgctgtctgccctctggtggatgaggctgtctaagaggcctGTGccggcttcctgatgggagggactccaCTGGTGGGTGttgctgggtcttgtccctctggtgggcagggctgtgctcaggAAAACTTTAAGCCagctgtctgctgatgggtggggctgtgttcccaccctgttggttgtttggcctgcagcaacccagcactggagcctacaggctgtttggGGGGGGGCTAATGGCAGCCTCTGAGAGGGCTCACACCAATATGTACTCCCCAGAACTAccgctgccagtgtctttgtccccgccatgagccacagccacccccttcCTCCGCAGAAGACCCTctaatactagcaggtaggtctggcccagtctctaTTGAGGTCACTCCTATTTTTCTCCTGGGTTCTGGTGCACACAggaccttgtgtgtgccctccaggagcggagtctctgtttcccccagtcctgtgtaTTTCCTGTGATCAAGCCCCACTGgctttcaaagccagattctctgggggtcCTCCTCCTGTtaccagacccccaggctgggaagtctgacgt
This DNA window, taken from Balaenoptera ricei isolate mBalRic1 chromosome 15, mBalRic1.hap2, whole genome shotgun sequence, encodes the following:
- the THUMPD1 gene encoding THUMP domain-containing protein 1 isoform X2 encodes the protein MASPVQQSPQPSGGKRKGKAQYVQAKRARRCDGGGPRQLEPGLQGILITCNMNERKCVEEAYSLLNEYGDDMYGPEKFADKDQQPSGSEGEDDDVEAALKKEVGDIKASTEMRLRRFQSVESGANNVVFIRTLGIEPEKLVHHILQDIYKTKKKKTRVILRMLPISGTCKAFLEDMKKYAETFLEPWFKAPNKGTFQIVYKSRNNSHMNREEVIKELAGIVGSLNSENKVDLTNPQYTVVVEIIKAVCCLSVVKDYTLFRKYNLQEVVKSAKDSSQLNPKQAALTGNGKEAKLESGDKSNQNDPAEGKNNQQVVPEDSEELGQTEPISETHEIRGCFWGGIPARAQRKGRALEWDANTLNTQYRDLRGE
- the THUMPD1 gene encoding THUMP domain-containing protein 1 isoform X1 is translated as MASPVQQSPQPSGGKRKGKAQYVQAKRARRCDGGGPRQLEPGLQGILITCNMNERKCVEEAYSLLNEYGDDMYGPEKFADKDQQPSGSEGEDDDVEAALKKEVGDIKASTEMRLRRFQSVESGANNVVFIRTLGIEPEKLVHHILQDIYKTKKKKTRVILRMLPISGTCKAFLEDMKKYAETFLEPWFKAPNKGTFQIVYKSRNNSHMNREEVIKELAGIVGSLNSENKVDLTNPQYTVVVEIIKAVCCLSVVKDYTLFRKYNLQEVVKSAKDSSQLNPKQAALTGNGKEAKLESGDKSNQNDPAEGKNNQQVVPEDSEELGQTEPISETHEVSEGAAKPELASQVTEGSETHVVSEGAAKPELASQVTEGSETHVVSEGAAKPELASQVTEGSESHENDLS